The following proteins come from a genomic window of Geomonas sp. RF6:
- the hemC gene encoding hydroxymethylbilane synthase, whose product MALKQLRIGTRASQLALWQANWVKSELEKRYPDMEVTLVKIKTIGDKILDVPLAQVGGKGLFVKEIEEAMLRGEIDIAVHSMKDVPTEFPEGLGLYCITEREDPRDAVISRGVKFADLPRGAKIGTSALRRQAQLLKVRPDLEMVIIRGNVETRMKKLETEGLDAVILAAAGLNRLGFADNVSEYLDTDLSLPAIGQGALGIECALANEEVKQAIEFFNHPDTAHAVRAERALLWRCEGGCQVPIAAFGQVTGDELKLTGFIASVDGKTSVKGTVTGPAVECEKLGIKLAEQLLADGGHAILAEVYQREVSREKEIPV is encoded by the coding sequence ATGGCGTTGAAACAGCTGAGAATTGGGACCCGCGCGAGCCAGCTCGCGCTGTGGCAGGCAAATTGGGTAAAATCCGAGCTTGAGAAGCGCTATCCGGATATGGAAGTTACCCTCGTCAAGATCAAGACCATCGGCGACAAGATCCTTGATGTACCGCTGGCGCAGGTCGGCGGCAAAGGGCTCTTCGTGAAGGAGATCGAGGAAGCGATGCTGCGCGGCGAGATCGACATCGCTGTGCACAGCATGAAAGACGTGCCGACCGAGTTCCCGGAAGGGCTCGGCCTGTACTGCATCACCGAGCGCGAAGATCCGCGCGACGCGGTCATCTCCCGCGGCGTGAAGTTCGCCGACCTCCCGCGGGGCGCGAAGATCGGCACCTCCGCGCTGCGCCGCCAGGCCCAGCTCCTCAAGGTGCGCCCGGACCTCGAAATGGTGATCATCCGCGGCAACGTGGAAACCAGGATGAAGAAGCTGGAGACCGAAGGGCTCGACGCAGTCATTCTTGCCGCAGCAGGCCTCAATCGTCTCGGCTTTGCCGACAACGTCAGCGAGTACCTCGACACCGACCTCTCCCTCCCGGCCATCGGGCAGGGCGCTCTCGGCATCGAGTGCGCACTCGCCAACGAAGAGGTGAAGCAGGCGATCGAATTCTTCAACCACCCCGACACTGCCCATGCGGTCCGCGCCGAGCGCGCGCTCCTGTGGCGCTGCGAGGGGGGCTGCCAGGTTCCGATCGCAGCCTTCGGGCAGGTTACCGGCGACGAGCTGAAGCTTACCGGCTTCATCGCGTCCGTTGACGGCAAGACCTCCGTGAAGGGCACCGTCACCGGGCCGGCAGTCGAGTGCGAGAAGCTGGGCATCAAGCTCGCCGAGCAGCTTCTGGCGGATGGGGGCCACGCGATTCTCGCCGAGGTATACCAGCGCGAAGTTTCCCGGGAGAAGGAAATCCCGGTCTAA
- the cobA gene encoding uroporphyrinogen-III C-methyltransferase yields the protein MTENSAAEGFVYLVGAGPGDPGLITVKGRDCLAKAEVVLYDYLANDDLLRLAPAGAELIYAGKIGGGHNSDQQKINELLVEKARSGRQVVRLKGGDPFIFGRGGEECLALEAAGIPFEVVPGITAAIGASSYAGIPLTHRCIATSVAFVTGHESPEKENSQIDWERLSLGSGTVVFYMGVKNLPQIAQNMISHGRPAETPVALIRWGTRPEQEVLVGTLENIAEKAREAGFRAPAITVVGEVVSLRETLRWFDNRPLFGKSILVTRAADQAGEFSGRLERLGARVYSCPTIEIIPPASFEELDGAITEIDTFDWIIFTSYNAVKYFFCRLNAHGLDTRALGRCRVCAVGPKTAAALKVFGVRADLVPPDYKAEGVVDAFGSLEIAGKKVLFPKGDRARDVVPRELARMGAEVVTPVAYANVIPADIPAESLAALEDGKIDCVTFTSSSTVQNLQRILGGERFLHLLDGVAIASIGPITSSTCRELGLEVHVEPAQYTLDALEAELVEYFAGTPQAEAATTV from the coding sequence ATGACAGAAAATTCAGCAGCCGAAGGCTTCGTGTATCTTGTCGGCGCAGGTCCCGGCGACCCCGGGCTGATCACCGTCAAGGGGCGCGACTGCCTCGCCAAGGCAGAGGTCGTCCTCTACGACTACCTCGCCAACGACGATCTGCTGAGGCTCGCGCCGGCGGGAGCGGAGCTCATCTACGCAGGAAAGATCGGCGGTGGGCACAACAGCGATCAGCAGAAGATAAACGAGCTACTGGTGGAGAAAGCACGGAGCGGCCGGCAGGTCGTGCGGCTGAAGGGGGGCGATCCGTTCATCTTCGGCAGGGGCGGTGAGGAGTGCCTGGCCCTCGAGGCTGCGGGGATCCCGTTCGAGGTGGTCCCCGGTATCACCGCCGCGATCGGGGCTAGCAGCTACGCCGGCATCCCCCTCACCCACCGCTGCATCGCCACATCCGTCGCCTTCGTCACCGGGCACGAAAGCCCGGAGAAGGAGAACTCCCAGATCGACTGGGAGCGGCTCTCGCTCGGCTCCGGGACGGTCGTCTTCTACATGGGAGTCAAAAACCTCCCGCAGATCGCCCAGAACATGATCTCCCACGGCAGGCCGGCCGAGACTCCGGTAGCCCTTATCCGCTGGGGGACGCGGCCTGAGCAGGAGGTGCTGGTCGGCACCCTGGAAAACATCGCCGAAAAGGCGCGCGAGGCCGGATTCCGCGCTCCCGCCATAACGGTCGTCGGAGAAGTCGTGAGCCTTCGGGAGACGCTGCGCTGGTTCGACAACAGGCCCCTCTTCGGGAAATCGATCCTCGTGACGCGTGCGGCGGACCAGGCGGGTGAATTCTCCGGCCGCCTCGAGCGCCTCGGTGCCCGCGTGTACAGCTGCCCCACGATCGAAATCATTCCGCCGGCAAGCTTCGAGGAGCTGGACGGCGCCATCACCGAGATCGACACTTTCGACTGGATAATCTTTACCTCGTACAACGCGGTGAAGTACTTCTTCTGCCGCCTCAACGCGCACGGTCTCGACACCCGCGCCCTCGGGCGCTGCCGGGTCTGCGCCGTCGGCCCGAAAACCGCCGCAGCGCTGAAGGTCTTCGGAGTGCGCGCGGATCTTGTCCCCCCCGACTACAAGGCTGAGGGGGTGGTCGACGCCTTCGGCTCGCTGGAGATCGCGGGGAAGAAAGTGCTCTTTCCGAAAGGGGACCGTGCACGCGATGTCGTGCCGCGGGAGCTCGCCCGGATGGGGGCAGAGGTGGTGACGCCCGTGGCGTACGCCAACGTCATCCCCGCCGACATTCCGGCGGAATCTCTGGCCGCGCTGGAAGACGGAAAGATCGACTGCGTCACCTTCACTTCATCCTCGACTGTGCAGAATCTTCAGCGTATTCTTGGCGGCGAGAGATTTCTGCACCTGCTGGACGGCGTAGCCATCGCCTCCATCGGCCCGATCACCTCGTCCACCTGCCGGGAACTCGGGCTGGAGGTGCATGTGGAGCCCGCACAGTACACACTGGACGCACTGGAAGCGGAGCTGGTGGAGTATTTCGCTGGGACGCCGCAGGCGGAGGCCGCCACCACGGTTTAG
- the hemB gene encoding porphobilinogen synthase, whose product MFYPVYRARRIRSKEVFRNMVRETSLSANDLIYPMFSAFGKGIRKEISSMPGIYQQSIEYIVEEAQEAYELGVPAVILFGIPETKDAVGSDAYCDTGIIQETIRAIKKAVPGLAVITDVCMCEYTDHGHCGIIKNGDVDNDETLELLAREALSHAKAGADMVAPSDMMDGRVAAIREALDNNGYKDIPVMSYAVKYASGYYGPFREAAESTPQFGDRRSYQMDPANRLEAIREARMDVEEGADILMVKPGLPYLDIVREVRNEFNLPLAVYNVSGEYSMVKAAAKMGWIDEDRVIMETMMAFKRSGADLILTYHSKEVAKLLKKGYGA is encoded by the coding sequence ATGTTCTACCCAGTCTACCGCGCCCGGCGCATTCGCAGCAAAGAGGTATTCAGAAACATGGTCCGCGAGACCAGCCTCTCCGCCAACGACCTGATCTACCCGATGTTTTCCGCCTTCGGCAAGGGGATCCGCAAGGAGATCTCCTCCATGCCGGGAATCTACCAGCAGTCGATCGAGTACATCGTCGAGGAAGCTCAGGAGGCCTATGAGCTCGGCGTGCCGGCGGTGATCCTCTTCGGGATTCCCGAGACGAAAGACGCGGTCGGAAGCGATGCGTACTGCGACACGGGGATCATCCAGGAAACGATCCGCGCCATCAAGAAGGCGGTCCCCGGTCTCGCCGTCATCACCGACGTCTGCATGTGCGAGTACACCGACCACGGCCACTGCGGCATCATCAAAAATGGCGACGTCGACAACGACGAGACCCTTGAGCTCCTGGCGAGGGAGGCTCTTTCCCATGCAAAGGCAGGCGCCGACATGGTCGCCCCCTCCGACATGATGGACGGGCGCGTCGCAGCTATCCGCGAGGCGCTGGACAACAACGGCTACAAGGACATCCCTGTCATGAGCTACGCCGTGAAGTATGCTTCCGGCTACTACGGGCCGTTCAGGGAAGCCGCCGAGTCCACCCCGCAGTTTGGCGACCGCCGCTCCTACCAGATGGATCCGGCCAACAGGCTGGAGGCGATCCGCGAGGCGCGGATGGACGTGGAAGAAGGCGCCGACATCCTCATGGTGAAGCCGGGGCTGCCGTACCTGGACATCGTGCGCGAGGTGCGCAACGAGTTCAACCTGCCGCTGGCGGTGTACAACGTCTCCGGCGAGTACAGCATGGTGAAGGCCGCAGCGAAAATGGGGTGGATCGACGAGGACCGCGTCATCATGGAGACGATGATGGCGTTCAAGAGATCCGGAGCCGATCTCATCCTCACCTACCACTCGAAAGAGGTGGCGAAGCTCCTGAAGAAGGGGTACGGCGCCTAG
- a CDS encoding cupin domain-containing protein has protein sequence MAEKKGVVTGEKLELAGLAGYQDGAVVSRTILDKPVGTITAFAFDEGEGLSEHTAPYDAFVQVLDGEAQINIDGTAHNVAAGEIIVMPANKPHSLRAVQKFKMLLVMIRA, from the coding sequence ATGGCTGAGAAAAAAGGTGTTGTCACGGGTGAGAAGCTGGAGCTGGCTGGATTAGCTGGTTATCAGGATGGTGCTGTGGTCAGTCGCACTATTCTTGACAAGCCGGTGGGTACGATCACCGCTTTCGCGTTCGACGAGGGGGAAGGGCTGAGTGAGCATACCGCACCGTACGACGCGTTTGTGCAGGTGCTGGACGGCGAGGCGCAGATAAACATAGATGGTACCGCGCACAATGTAGCCGCAGGGGAGATCATCGTCATGCCGGCGAACAAGCCGCACTCCCTGCGCGCGGTGCAGAAATTTAAGATGTTGCTGGTGATGATAAGGGCTTAA
- a CDS encoding ribonuclease Z yields the protein MPKPFRYIEPTFFSGLFDDPLLLIYVRPLGRCLLFDCGQMHHLAKRVLKSIDAIFISHAHMDHFMGMDIFIRHSHVSPRTIDVFGPPGLAKKLENKFASYDWNLADTFWGNFRVGEVEGERIVSTLYRGPDAFAATPDGERFGEIYRNQFLKVEGLLCEHRIPVLAYRITETPAFMVDDARMAAAGVVKGEWIKELERFFHTATMARAPLRYLVMKDGEVVEEETSDAACFYETIRRMEEPASIGYVTDIAYSAENLERVEKLLSGVTLLICECAFLSAEHEKAASSRHLCTTDLNKLLDRLRPRYALPMHLSKGYLEHSPRLYQEIEPPPGVTVLKVPDRITPRPIMACEVPSLFGKMHA from the coding sequence ATGCCGAAGCCATTCCGATACATAGAACCGACCTTCTTCTCCGGCCTCTTCGACGACCCACTCCTGCTGATCTACGTCCGCCCCCTCGGACGGTGCCTTCTATTCGACTGCGGGCAGATGCACCACCTCGCCAAGCGCGTCCTCAAATCGATCGATGCCATCTTCATCAGCCACGCCCACATGGATCACTTCATGGGAATGGACATCTTCATTCGGCACAGCCACGTCTCGCCGCGCACCATCGACGTCTTCGGCCCCCCCGGTCTCGCAAAGAAGCTGGAGAACAAGTTCGCCTCCTACGACTGGAACCTCGCCGACACCTTCTGGGGCAACTTCCGCGTAGGAGAGGTGGAAGGAGAGCGCATCGTCTCCACCCTGTACCGTGGGCCGGATGCCTTCGCCGCGACTCCGGACGGGGAGCGCTTCGGCGAGATCTACCGCAACCAGTTCCTCAAGGTGGAGGGGCTGCTCTGCGAGCACCGGATCCCGGTCCTCGCCTACCGTATCACGGAAACCCCAGCTTTCATGGTGGACGACGCACGCATGGCGGCGGCGGGAGTGGTAAAGGGAGAGTGGATAAAGGAACTTGAGAGGTTTTTCCACACGGCGACCATGGCGCGCGCGCCGTTGAGGTATCTGGTAATGAAGGATGGAGAAGTAGTGGAGGAAGAGACCTCCGACGCAGCATGCTTCTATGAAACGATCAGGAGGATGGAGGAACCGGCGAGCATCGGGTATGTGACGGACATTGCCTACTCCGCCGAAAACCTGGAGCGCGTGGAGAAGCTTCTCAGCGGCGTAACGCTCCTGATCTGCGAGTGCGCCTTTCTTTCCGCGGAGCATGAAAAGGCAGCTTCCTCGCGCCACCTGTGCACGACCGATCTCAACAAGCTCCTGGACCGGCTGCGGCCGCGCTACGCCTTGCCGATGCACCTCTCCAAGGGATATCTCGAGCACAGCCCGCGTCTCTATCAGGAGATCGAGCCGCCGCCGGGAGTCACGGTGCTGAAGGTGCCGGACAGAATCACCCCCCGTCCCATCATGGCATGCGAAGTGCCGAGCCTTTTCGGCAAGATGCACGCGTGA
- a CDS encoding translation initiation factor Sui1 translates to MKKNTSSNSTLVYSSELGRICPSCNKPVKSCVCSKKGAPPAGDGVVRIRRESKGRGGKTVMVITGLPLDAAALTLLAGELKRRCGCGGTAKDGVIEIQGDHGDLLLEELAKRGYKAKRAGG, encoded by the coding sequence ATGAAAAAGAACACCTCCAGCAATTCCACCCTGGTCTACAGTTCCGAACTCGGCAGAATCTGCCCGTCCTGCAACAAGCCCGTCAAAAGCTGCGTCTGCTCGAAAAAGGGCGCTCCCCCCGCCGGTGACGGCGTCGTGCGCATCAGGCGCGAGAGCAAAGGGCGCGGCGGCAAGACCGTCATGGTCATCACCGGCCTCCCGTTGGACGCGGCCGCCCTCACCCTGCTCGCCGGGGAGTTGAAGCGGCGCTGCGGCTGCGGCGGCACTGCCAAGGACGGCGTCATAGAGATACAGGGAGACCACGGGGATCTCCTCCTCGAGGAGCTTGCCAAGCGCGGCTACAAGGCGAAGCGCGCTGGAGGGTGA
- the yaaA gene encoding S4 domain-containing protein YaaA: MKIDTEYIKLDSFLKAVNAVCSGGEAKIIVSEGMVRVNGETELRRGRKLRPGDTVEVEGNSFQVE, from the coding sequence ATGAAGATAGACACAGAATACATCAAGTTGGACAGCTTCTTAAAGGCGGTAAACGCCGTATGTTCGGGCGGTGAGGCGAAGATCATCGTCTCGGAAGGGATGGTGCGGGTAAACGGGGAGACGGAACTGCGCCGCGGCAGGAAGCTGCGCCCGGGCGATACGGTGGAGGTCGAGGGAAACAGCTTCCAGGTGGAGTGA
- a CDS encoding elongation factor P, translating into MFTTNDFKKGLIIQLDGAPCVLVDVAFQSPSARGANTMVKTKYRNLITGQVLDKTFRSGDKVDEADFERHKGQFLYADGGRGVFMDLENYEQFEMDEDDFSELAPYLLDGTEVQLGLFEGRMVSVDLPMTVELVVAETAPALKNATATAQTKEAILETGLRLQVPPYLESGEKIKVDTRDGRFISRA; encoded by the coding sequence ATGTTTACCACCAACGATTTTAAGAAGGGGCTGATCATCCAGTTAGACGGCGCCCCCTGCGTCCTTGTCGATGTCGCCTTCCAGTCCCCGAGTGCCCGCGGCGCCAACACCATGGTGAAGACGAAGTACCGCAACCTGATCACCGGGCAGGTGCTGGACAAGACGTTCCGTTCCGGCGACAAGGTCGACGAGGCCGATTTCGAGCGTCACAAGGGGCAGTTCCTCTACGCCGACGGCGGCCGCGGCGTGTTCATGGATCTGGAGAACTACGAGCAGTTCGAGATGGACGAAGACGACTTCTCCGAGCTGGCGCCGTACCTTCTCGACGGTACCGAAGTGCAGTTGGGGCTCTTCGAGGGGCGCATGGTAAGCGTCGACCTGCCGATGACCGTCGAACTGGTCGTAGCGGAGACCGCACCCGCCCTGAAGAACGCCACCGCCACCGCGCAGACGAAAGAAGCGATCCTGGAGACCGGTTTGAGGCTCCAGGTCCCGCCGTATCTGGAGAGCGGAGAGAAGATAAAGGTCGACACCAGAGACGGCCGGTTCATCTCCCGGGCATAG